In Leptotrichia buccalis C-1013-b, the genomic window TTGCTTGGCTCAAATCCAAAAGTCTCTGTATCTCTGGAATTTTTTATTTTATTCCTGTCTTGTACCCCTTCCACTTGGTTATTCAAGAAATATATCCACGAAAAATGTCCAGGAAATCTTGAATTTGATACATCTGTTCCAACTACGTTTTCATAATATGAAAACCATGCATTGTCTGCTCCTGCTTTTAATAAATCTTGATACGTTGGAAGTGAGAATTTGTTTGGTATAACAATTTTATCATCGGCTGCCGCAATAAACCACACTGGCGTTTTTTTCATTTTTTGAATTTTTTCTCTCGTTACCCATAATTTATTTGTTTCAATAAATTTTGAAATTATACTGTTGTTTCCATTTATTGTAACTTTAATGTTATTTTTCTTGTAGGTTCCATCGGAATTTTTTTCATATTCGCGGTAAGCATACGCTTCGCAAATCGGTACAGCTGCAGCGAAATAATTTGGATAAGTAATTATCATATTTACAGTCATATATCCGCCGTTTGAATCTCCAGCAAGATAAATTCTGTCTGTATCAACATACGGATTATGTTTTACGTATTCCTTAATTGTGTCCATCAAAATTTGAGTATATCTGGAAATTCCACTTCCATTTCCGTTAGTTCCATCTCCTTCGTCCATCCAGTACGTTGGCGACTGCACAGCTAGCACAAATGCACCTTTCGTATCAGTTCCTCCAGAAGTAAAATATTTCTGAATTTCCTCTTTTGCAAGTGCCGAAGTTTCTGTTCCCAAAATATCAATATCAGGATCTGTTCCCCCTTCTCCTTGTCCATGAAGCCAAATAATTAAAGGTTTTTTTACTCCTGATTTTAGACTTTT contains:
- a CDS encoding prolyl oligopeptidase family serine peptidase: MKKSLAMILFIMLIAGVIGNGATRGNRKKVRRKRTDSGKVSGKTVNLSNYVGVKKVSIFVQGFESGPAVSKIILEMNDYRITNLNKDGWKVKTNGFERKVENIYVSDRKGEKAFDTGIITLELENKFDTKTLKYEGTPFMYNREKFFNEWAKEYIVEIEGKVTVNGKDYLVNKKENVINNRVSTDTELFNYRSSFSGNYKNPITKKMENLKLEMAAYEPKSLKSGVKKPLIIWLHGQGEGGTDPDIDILGTETSALAKEEIQKYFTSGGTDTKGAFVLAVQSPTYWMDEGDGTNGNGSGISRYTQILMDTIKEYVKHNPYVDTDRIYLAGDSNGGYMTVNMIITYPNYFAAAVPICEAYAYREYEKNSDGTYKKNNIKVTINGNNSIISKFIETNKLWVTREKIQKMKKTPVWFIAAADDKIVIPNKFSLPTYQDLLKAGADNAWFSYYENVVGTDVSNSRFPGHFSWIYFLNNQVEGVQDRNKIKNSRDTETFGFEPSNAGRGGSEKAVVKGKTFENIFEWMNFQTKNAKK